The following proteins come from a genomic window of Heyndrickxia acidicola:
- a CDS encoding phosphate ABC transporter substrate-binding protein PstS family protein produces MKKRFIAMFSMLLLFAFVAAGCGSKSNTGNGAKATDGSTGAAKSGATGTITAVGSTALQPLAQEAASEYMNNNSGATINVQGGGSGTGLSKVVEGAVQVGNSDVFAEEKQGIDASKIVDHKVAVVGMGPVVNKDAGVTNITKKQLIDIFTGKVTNWKQVGGKDEKIVVINRAQGSGTRTVFEKWALGGATPVKAQEQDSSGTVQKIVSQTPGAISYLAFSYFNNTIQPLNVDGVQPTVANVENNTWKIWAYEHMYTNGQPTGLTKDFLDYMDSSSVQSTLVSKLGYIPVTDMKVDRDAKGTITKK; encoded by the coding sequence ATGAAAAAAAGATTCATAGCTATGTTCAGTATGTTGCTGTTGTTCGCTTTTGTAGCAGCAGGCTGCGGAAGTAAATCAAACACCGGCAATGGTGCAAAAGCAACAGACGGCAGCACTGGCGCTGCAAAATCTGGAGCAACAGGAACAATCACAGCTGTAGGATCTACTGCGCTGCAGCCATTAGCTCAGGAAGCTGCGAGTGAATATATGAATAACAATTCTGGTGCAACTATTAACGTACAAGGCGGCGGAAGCGGCACTGGTTTAAGTAAAGTTGTAGAAGGCGCAGTACAAGTTGGTAACTCAGACGTATTTGCAGAAGAAAAGCAAGGAATTGATGCAAGCAAAATCGTTGACCATAAAGTAGCAGTAGTTGGTATGGGACCAGTAGTAAATAAAGATGCTGGCGTTACCAACATCACAAAAAAACAATTAATCGATATTTTCACTGGCAAAGTGACAAACTGGAAACAAGTTGGCGGAAAAGATGAAAAAATCGTTGTGATCAACCGTGCACAAGGATCTGGAACAAGAACAGTATTTGAAAAATGGGCACTTGGCGGAGCTACACCTGTAAAAGCACAAGAACAAGATTCATCTGGTACTGTACAAAAAATCGTAAGCCAAACACCTGGTGCTATCAGCTATCTAGCGTTCTCTTATTTCAATAATACAATTCAACCATTAAATGTGGATGGTGTTCAACCAACAGTAGCTAATGTTGAAAATAACACTTGGAAAATCTGGGCTTATGAGCATATGTATACAAACGGACAACCTACAGGTCTTACAAAAGATTTCTTAGATTATATGGATTCAAGCAGTGTTCAAAGCACACTGGTATCAAAACTTGGTTATATCCCAGTAACGGATATGAAAGTTGACCGTGACGCAAAGGGAACTATCACGAAAAAATAA
- the pstC gene encoding phosphate ABC transporter permease subunit PstC has protein sequence MELEKAQPRVKSKIGIERRGRITAFLCVAIMVVIAVSILFMVASKGLSTFFVNKANVLSFLTGTNWDPSSKDASGSPIVGALPLIIGSFGVTFLAALLCSPLAIGGAVFMTEISPQFGKRILQPVMELLVGIPSVVYGFIGLSVIIPIFRNHVGGSGFGIGAGTIVLLVMILPTITSLSVDAIKAVPGSLREASLALGATRWQTIYRVVLRSALPGLLTAIVFGMARAFGEALAVQMVIGNDAVLPKSLVQPAATLTSILTMGMGNTVMGQADNNALWSLALVLLLMSLVFILVVRLLGRRRMFK, from the coding sequence ATGGAATTAGAAAAAGCGCAACCGCGAGTGAAATCAAAAATTGGAATTGAGAGGCGCGGCCGAATTACAGCATTCTTGTGTGTTGCAATTATGGTAGTCATTGCTGTTTCCATTCTGTTTATGGTTGCTTCAAAAGGTTTAAGTACATTCTTTGTCAATAAAGCAAATGTCTTGAGTTTTCTTACAGGAACAAACTGGGATCCATCTTCAAAAGATGCTTCCGGCAGCCCGATTGTAGGGGCGCTTCCTTTAATTATTGGATCCTTCGGGGTTACCTTTTTAGCAGCACTGCTTTGTTCACCATTAGCCATTGGGGGAGCCGTGTTCATGACGGAAATTTCCCCGCAATTTGGAAAAAGAATTCTCCAGCCTGTTATGGAGCTTTTAGTGGGAATTCCATCTGTTGTGTATGGCTTTATCGGTCTTTCTGTCATTATTCCTATCTTCCGAAATCATGTAGGCGGCAGCGGATTTGGAATCGGGGCAGGCACCATCGTCCTTTTGGTCATGATTCTGCCAACCATTACAAGTCTTTCTGTTGATGCTATTAAGGCTGTACCTGGATCGCTTCGTGAGGCGTCACTGGCTCTAGGAGCTACACGCTGGCAGACCATTTATCGTGTTGTATTACGATCAGCCCTTCCAGGTTTATTGACTGCGATTGTATTCGGTATGGCAAGGGCATTTGGAGAAGCACTCGCTGTGCAAATGGTCATCGGGAATGATGCTGTGCTTCCTAAATCTTTGGTTCAGCCAGCAGCCACTCTGACCAGTATTTTAACAATGGGCATGGGGAACACGGTCATGGGCCAAGCCGATAACAATGCACTCTGGTCATTGGCTTTAGTTCTATTATTAATGTCACTTGTCTTTATTCTGGTGGTTCGATTACTAGGACGCAGGAGGATGTTTAAATGA
- the pstA gene encoding phosphate ABC transporter permease PstA: MNAKIADRIATGVFYLIALVIVLILAGLLGYILVNGLKHVSWHFITSPPQNFLAGGGIGPQLFNSFYLLVITMIISIPLSLGAGIYMAEYAKNNFFTNTLRTIIEVLSSLPSIVVGLFGFLFFVLKMGWGFSILSGALALTVFNLPLMVRVVEDSLRNVPGTQREAGLALGVSRWETITTVMLPAALPGIITGVILAAGRVFGEAAALIYTAGMSSANLDFTDWNPLDSVSPLNPLRPAETLAVHIWKINGEGIMPDVGAISSGASAVLIIFILLFNISARWIGKLIYRKMTAS, translated from the coding sequence ATGAATGCAAAGATCGCAGACCGCATTGCAACAGGCGTGTTCTATTTGATTGCTCTCGTGATTGTATTAATTTTAGCTGGATTATTAGGATATATACTTGTTAATGGTTTGAAGCATGTAAGCTGGCACTTCATTACTTCCCCGCCGCAGAACTTTTTGGCTGGAGGCGGTATTGGGCCGCAGCTGTTCAATTCGTTTTATCTGCTTGTTATTACCATGATTATCAGTATTCCTCTGTCATTGGGAGCTGGAATCTATATGGCCGAGTATGCAAAGAACAATTTCTTCACTAATACGCTTCGTACGATCATTGAGGTTCTTTCCTCTCTGCCATCCATTGTTGTTGGTTTGTTTGGATTTTTATTCTTTGTTTTAAAAATGGGCTGGGGTTTTTCCATTCTATCTGGCGCCCTCGCATTAACCGTATTTAACCTGCCATTAATGGTAAGGGTTGTAGAAGATTCATTACGCAATGTTCCCGGTACGCAGAGAGAAGCAGGACTGGCGCTCGGCGTATCAAGATGGGAAACCATTACCACCGTTATGTTGCCGGCCGCACTGCCGGGGATTATAACAGGAGTCATTTTAGCAGCTGGAAGAGTCTTTGGTGAAGCAGCAGCATTAATCTATACCGCTGGAATGAGTTCTGCAAACCTCGACTTTACAGATTGGAACCCTTTAGATTCTGTATCACCGTTAAATCCATTGCGCCCCGCAGAAACTCTTGCCGTCCATATTTGGAAGATTAATGGTGAGGGAATCATGCCGGATGTCGGTGCTATTTCAAGCGGAGCTTCCGCAGTACTGATCATTTTCATTTTGTTATTCAACATTTCAGCAAGATGGATAGGAAAATTGATTTATCGCAAGATGACAGCATCTTAA
- the pstB gene encoding phosphate ABC transporter ATP-binding protein PstB — MNSQDALALETKDIKVYYGSHLALKGVSLDFPKNQVTALIGPSGCGKSTFLRSLNRMNDEIEGARTEGSIIYKGTNINDSSVNTFEVRKNIGMVFQRPNPFPKSIYENVAYGPKHHGIKNKKVLDEIVETSLRKAAIWDEVKDRLNKSALALSGGQQQRLCIARALAMEPDILLLDEPASALDPISTSKIEELIMELKREYTVIIVTHNMQQAARISDRTAFFYMGDLIEEDETSKIFTNPGKKQTEDYVTGHFG, encoded by the coding sequence ATGAACAGCCAAGATGCCTTAGCCCTGGAAACAAAGGATATAAAGGTTTATTACGGCAGTCATCTGGCATTAAAGGGTGTTTCACTTGATTTTCCAAAGAATCAAGTAACAGCACTGATCGGCCCTTCCGGCTGCGGGAAATCCACTTTCTTGCGCAGTCTTAATCGAATGAACGATGAGATAGAAGGAGCCAGGACAGAAGGAAGCATTATTTATAAGGGCACCAATATAAATGATTCCAGTGTAAATACCTTTGAAGTACGGAAAAACATTGGAATGGTATTTCAGCGTCCTAATCCTTTCCCTAAGTCAATCTATGAAAACGTGGCCTATGGTCCGAAGCACCATGGGATTAAAAATAAAAAAGTATTAGATGAAATTGTTGAAACAAGTCTGCGAAAAGCAGCCATTTGGGATGAAGTCAAGGACAGGCTGAATAAGTCCGCACTTGCTTTATCAGGCGGACAGCAGCAGCGTTTGTGCATTGCACGCGCATTGGCGATGGAACCGGATATCCTTTTGCTTGATGAACCGGCTTCCGCGCTGGATCCAATCTCTACAAGCAAGATTGAAGAACTGATCATGGAACTAAAACGGGAATACACCGTTATTATTGTGACCCATAATATGCAGCAGGCAGCGCGCATCTCTGACCGGACGGCCTTTTTCTATATGGGTGATCTAATTGAAGAAGACGAAACGTCTAAAATCTTCACTAACCCTGGAAAGAAACAGACAGAAGATTATGTCACTGGCCACTTTGGATAA
- the pstB gene encoding phosphate ABC transporter ATP-binding protein PstB: protein MTTAIKQAEKTESIIKAESLDVYYDQFHALKNINLNMKKNTVTALIGPSGCGKSTFLRTLNRMNDLVDGFRAEGNIWIDNYNIYDPKTDVVKLRRDVGMVFQRPNPFPMSIYDNVAYGPRIHGITKKKVLDEIVEKSLRQAALWDDVKDRLNSSAMGMSGGQQQRLVIARVLAIEPGVILMDEPASALDPISTSKIEELILELKEKFTIVIVTHSMQQAARVSDDTAFFLNGEVIEYGNTNDIFTRPEKQATEDYISGRFG, encoded by the coding sequence ATGACGACGGCAATCAAACAAGCAGAGAAAACCGAATCAATCATTAAGGCCGAGTCCTTGGACGTGTATTATGACCAGTTCCATGCTTTAAAAAACATTAATTTAAATATGAAAAAAAATACTGTTACAGCCTTAATTGGACCTTCGGGGTGCGGAAAGTCTACTTTTCTTCGCACGCTTAACAGGATGAACGATTTGGTGGATGGATTCCGTGCCGAAGGAAATATTTGGATCGACAACTACAATATTTACGATCCAAAAACCGACGTAGTAAAGCTGCGAAGGGATGTTGGAATGGTGTTCCAGCGTCCGAATCCATTCCCTATGTCCATTTATGACAATGTCGCGTACGGACCGCGTATCCATGGTATTACAAAAAAGAAAGTGCTGGATGAAATCGTAGAAAAAAGTCTTCGCCAGGCAGCTTTATGGGACGACGTTAAGGACCGCCTGAACAGTTCAGCGATGGGAATGTCCGGCGGGCAGCAGCAGCGTCTCGTGATTGCTCGTGTACTAGCGATTGAGCCGGGAGTCATCCTGATGGATGAGCCGGCATCCGCACTGGATCCTATTTCCACTTCGAAAATTGAAGAGCTGATCCTTGAATTAAAAGAAAAATTTACGATTGTCATTGTCACGCACAGCATGCAGCAGGCAGCACGCGTTTCAGATGATACTGCCTTTTTCCTTAATGGCGAGGTCATTGAATACGGAAATACCAATGATATTTTTACCCGCCCGGAAAAACAAGCGACAGAAGATTATATATCAGGCCGTTTCGGCTGA
- the phoU gene encoding phosphate signaling complex protein PhoU, whose protein sequence is MVTRRLFEERLQGLHESLLTMGVLVEESIFKSVKSLVERDSELASDVVTNDQRINELEVEIEKKCFELIATQQPVGSDLRQIGTMLKVSTDLERMADHAVSIAKTTLRLQGEAYIKPLIDIPRMGELVKQIVRDGLEAYIELDQEKAVEVAKKDDQIDALYSQIFIELIDLMKKDAQHINQASNFLLVAQHLERIGDYVTNVCEWIVYMKTANLVDLNK, encoded by the coding sequence ATGGTAACAAGACGTTTGTTTGAGGAAAGATTGCAAGGCCTACATGAATCCTTGCTGACAATGGGTGTCCTGGTGGAAGAATCTATTTTTAAAAGCGTTAAATCGCTAGTAGAAAGAGATTCGGAATTAGCAAGCGATGTTGTTACGAATGACCAGCGCATTAATGAACTAGAAGTAGAAATTGAAAAAAAATGCTTTGAGCTGATCGCAACACAGCAGCCGGTCGGAAGCGATCTCCGCCAGATTGGTACAATGCTGAAGGTTTCAACAGACCTGGAAAGAATGGCAGACCATGCCGTCAGCATTGCGAAAACCACTCTTCGCCTCCAGGGTGAAGCTTATATCAAGCCGCTGATTGACATCCCTAGAATGGGAGAGCTTGTTAAACAAATCGTACGTGACGGCCTTGAAGCCTATATCGAGCTCGATCAGGAAAAAGCGGTAGAAGTGGCGAAAAAAGATGATCAGATCGATGCGCTGTATTCCCAAATTTTCATAGAATTGATTGATTTGATGAAGAAGGATGCCCAGCATATTAATCAGGCTTCTAATTTTCTGCTGGTTGCCCAGCACCTGGAGCGGATTGGTGACTATGTCACGAACGTTTGCGAATGGATTGTTTACATGAAGACGGCCAATCTGGTTGATTTAAATAAATAA
- a CDS encoding ArsB/NhaD family transporter has translation MENQALLAIGIFIITYGFIISERIHRTIVAMLGGGCMVLFGIVGQETALEHIDFNTLGLLIGMMIIVSITAETGVFKYVAIWSAKKVNGKPLAILLALSMITAISSAFLDNVTTVLLMVPITFSITRQLNLSPMPFLISEILLSNIGGTATMIGDPPNIMIGSAVHSLTFGAFIANLAPVIVVIIIVTLLILVGIYRKQLRVDDRVRQRIMELNEKDEISNPRLMVKSLIILFLTIIGFFLHQLIGIESATVALIGAFLLLLLSGERYVEKSLAKVEWTTIFFFAGLFVLVSGLEETGVIKQVATYAIHLTGGNETATAFLVLWLSAIASAFVDNIPFVATMIPLIKDMGGMGISHLEPLWWSLSLGACLGGNGTLIGASANLIVAGLAGKEGYKISFKHYFLIGFPLMLVSILISMAYIYVRYL, from the coding sequence GTGGAGAATCAGGCTTTGCTTGCAATTGGAATCTTCATTATTACGTATGGATTTATCATTTCAGAAAGGATTCACCGTACCATCGTTGCGATGCTGGGCGGCGGATGTATGGTGCTGTTTGGGATTGTGGGCCAAGAGACGGCTCTTGAGCATATTGATTTTAATACCCTTGGGTTATTGATTGGTATGATGATCATTGTCAGCATCACTGCTGAGACGGGTGTTTTTAAATATGTGGCAATCTGGTCTGCAAAAAAAGTGAACGGAAAGCCATTGGCTATTCTTCTCGCCTTATCAATGATTACCGCCATAAGTTCAGCCTTTTTGGATAATGTCACAACGGTTTTATTGATGGTTCCCATTACTTTCAGCATCACTAGGCAATTAAACTTATCGCCCATGCCTTTTTTGATTTCTGAAATATTGCTTTCCAATATCGGCGGGACAGCAACCATGATTGGCGATCCTCCCAATATCATGATTGGAAGTGCCGTCCATTCGCTGACCTTTGGAGCATTTATTGCTAATTTAGCTCCTGTTATTGTGGTGATTATTATTGTTACACTACTGATATTAGTGGGCATTTACCGCAAACAGCTCCGTGTGGATGACCGGGTACGCCAAAGAATAATGGAATTAAACGAGAAAGATGAAATTAGCAATCCTCGTTTAATGGTCAAATCGTTGATTATTCTCTTCCTTACGATCATAGGCTTCTTTTTACATCAGCTTATCGGAATTGAATCCGCGACAGTAGCACTGATCGGCGCATTTTTATTGCTACTGCTATCAGGAGAACGCTATGTAGAAAAGTCATTAGCCAAAGTAGAATGGACGACAATCTTTTTCTTTGCAGGGCTGTTTGTTCTTGTTTCCGGATTGGAGGAAACAGGAGTGATTAAACAGGTTGCAACGTATGCGATCCATTTAACAGGCGGGAATGAGACGGCTACTGCATTTCTTGTACTTTGGCTCAGTGCCATTGCTTCCGCCTTCGTAGATAATATCCCGTTTGTTGCCACAATGATTCCTCTCATAAAAGATATGGGGGGAATGGGGATTTCCCACTTAGAGCCTCTATGGTGGAGCCTTTCTCTTGGAGCCTGCCTTGGAGGAAATGGCACCTTGATTGGAGCAAGCGCAAATCTTATAGTCGCAGGACTTGCAGGCAAAGAAGGGTACAAAATTTCGTTTAAACATTATTTTTTAATTGGTTTTCCATTAATGCTGGTGTCGATTTTGATTTCAATGGCCTATATTTATGTTCGTTATTTATAA
- a CDS encoding VOC family protein — MGRVIGFELNSQDPEKAAAFYSNVFGWKMTEPQWEYWPAATGEENNTGIDGGISRGPSDFPHGTRIHIEVESMEDAISKAVINGARIVSEIMEFDDFFLAYLVDPVGLGIGLVQKKQDE, encoded by the coding sequence ATGGGAAGAGTCATTGGTTTTGAGTTGAACAGTCAAGATCCTGAAAAAGCCGCAGCATTTTATTCGAATGTTTTTGGGTGGAAAATGACTGAACCCCAGTGGGAATACTGGCCAGCCGCAACGGGCGAAGAGAACAATACTGGAATCGATGGGGGAATCAGCAGAGGTCCAAGTGATTTTCCGCATGGAACGCGTATTCACATTGAAGTTGAGTCGATGGAAGATGCCATTTCTAAAGCAGTAATCAATGGAGCCAGGATTGTAAGTGAAATAATGGAATTTGATGATTTTTTTCTGGCATACCTTGTTGATCCTGTCGGTCTGGGTATTGGCCTTGTTCAAAAAAAGCAAGATGAATAG
- a CDS encoding PLP-dependent aminotransferase family protein, translating into MKKTVHSNAPAEKLYEQVYDYLLERIRRGEWAAHEKLPSIRELANQLDVHRLTVFKAFQLLKLNKKVFVKDKSGYYVLPDSLMLIDTQQNPIISACVYENSLSEIHQVKAEYQFSKALLDPNLLPNHYLSSYVKKVFDLYPKVLGTYSTIQGDLELREALCRYFTDEYYFHLDADELLITAGSQEAIDLAARLLVKPRDTVLIERPTYSPAIDVFRRQGADILPVEIHPYGYQLEQVESLMKKYKPRLFYLNPTFHNPTGYTVPPEQRKKLIELASSYQCLLIEDDPYRDIYFGQKPPLPLFSYDTTGCVIYIRSFSKYIAPGLSIATVACRHPLMKSLVKTKSLSDNGTPLLNQKIFLHYFFSERLQQHLEKLRIALEIRKNIMEEELAETGWKWSSPAGGFNLWISLPEAPSMEKLLEKSIEQSISFVPGSICDPLREYHSWIRLCYSYLNEQQLRDGLNRFIGIFR; encoded by the coding sequence ATGAAAAAAACGGTACACTCAAATGCCCCTGCAGAGAAGCTCTATGAACAGGTTTATGATTATCTTCTGGAAAGGATTCGCAGAGGGGAATGGGCGGCACACGAAAAGCTCCCTTCTATCAGAGAACTCGCGAACCAGCTTGACGTGCACCGGTTAACGGTCTTTAAAGCCTTTCAATTGCTTAAACTGAATAAAAAAGTATTTGTAAAGGATAAATCCGGGTACTATGTTTTGCCGGACAGCCTGATGCTCATTGATACACAGCAAAACCCCATAATTTCTGCTTGTGTCTATGAAAACAGTCTTTCTGAAATCCATCAGGTCAAGGCTGAATATCAATTCTCAAAGGCCTTGCTCGACCCGAATCTATTGCCAAATCATTATTTATCTTCCTATGTTAAAAAAGTATTTGATCTATATCCTAAAGTGCTTGGTACATATTCTACGATACAGGGAGATTTGGAGCTTCGTGAAGCTCTTTGCCGCTATTTCACAGATGAATACTATTTCCATTTGGACGCGGATGAGCTATTAATCACTGCCGGCTCACAAGAGGCCATTGATTTAGCAGCACGATTACTGGTAAAACCAAGAGATACGGTTCTGATTGAAAGACCAACCTACAGCCCTGCTATTGATGTGTTTAGGCGACAAGGTGCAGACATCCTTCCCGTCGAAATCCATCCTTATGGCTATCAATTGGAACAGGTAGAGAGTCTGATGAAAAAGTATAAGCCCCGCCTTTTTTATCTCAATCCTACTTTTCACAATCCGACTGGCTACACGGTCCCTCCAGAGCAGCGAAAAAAATTAATTGAGCTGGCTTCTTCCTATCAATGCCTGCTTATAGAGGACGATCCTTACCGGGATATCTATTTCGGCCAGAAGCCGCCCCTGCCGCTTTTCAGCTATGATACTACAGGATGTGTCATTTATATTAGAAGCTTCAGCAAGTATATTGCCCCCGGCTTAAGCATTGCAACAGTCGCTTGCCGGCATCCCCTAATGAAAAGCCTTGTGAAAACAAAATCACTATCGGATAACGGGACGCCTTTGCTGAACCAAAAAATCTTTTTGCATTACTTCTTTTCCGAAAGACTGCAGCAGCATTTAGAAAAGCTGCGGATCGCCCTTGAAATTCGCAAGAACATAATGGAGGAAGAATTAGCTGAAACGGGCTGGAAATGGTCATCTCCGGCCGGGGGCTTTAATTTATGGATTTCACTGCCCGAGGCACCATCAATGGAAAAACTTCTTGAAAAAAGCATAGAGCAATCCATTTCCTTTGTTCCCGGATCCATCTGCGATCCGCTTAGAGAATATCACTCATGGATCCGTTTGTGTTATTCCTACTTAAATGAGCAGCAATTGCGGGATGGATTGAATCGGTTTATCGGCATTTTCCGTTAG
- a CDS encoding DMT family transporter, producing the protein MVLFNYVLMCLIFGTTFLAIKVGVDAGAPPFFSAGLRFFLAGSILFLWMVRQRKARFSLLLRREMVLTAAGLTFGTFAILYWSEQYLSSGIAAILSATGPLITLLLQAAISRKRLSVTSIAGCITGMAGVILLLLPGLMIKVSRLWVFGCIAIMLSQFFYSAGAVYSKRVVQRFQNTSPIALNAAQMIYGGAMLFVLSLFTEHVHISSMLTLKALFSLIYLIVIGSMVAHTIFYWLVAKTNPVFPSTWLYISPLIALLLGAILNKEPLSFLSFIGGFTIIIGIVLVNKDYFRQMAGKKRIQIVSREKPSPPV; encoded by the coding sequence TTGGTACTGTTCAATTATGTCTTAATGTGCCTTATATTCGGAACCACTTTTTTAGCCATTAAGGTGGGGGTTGATGCGGGAGCGCCGCCCTTTTTCTCTGCAGGTCTCCGTTTCTTCCTGGCCGGAAGTATATTATTTTTATGGATGGTACGGCAAAGAAAGGCGCGGTTTTCTCTATTGCTGCGCAGGGAAATGGTCTTGACAGCGGCAGGCCTAACCTTTGGAACGTTTGCAATTTTGTATTGGTCTGAACAATATTTAAGCTCTGGAATTGCAGCGATTCTTTCCGCAACAGGGCCGCTCATTACTCTGCTTCTTCAGGCAGCGATTTCACGAAAAAGACTTTCTGTCACATCGATTGCAGGATGTATCACGGGAATGGCAGGGGTCATTTTGCTTTTACTGCCTGGATTAATGATTAAAGTAAGCAGGCTTTGGGTTTTTGGCTGCATCGCAATCATGTTGAGCCAATTCTTCTATTCTGCTGGGGCTGTGTATTCCAAACGTGTTGTCCAGCGGTTTCAAAATACATCTCCCATTGCATTGAATGCTGCCCAGATGATTTATGGAGGAGCGATGCTGTTTGTTTTATCATTGTTTACGGAACATGTGCATATCAGCTCCATGCTGACACTAAAGGCACTTTTTTCACTTATCTATTTAATCGTTATTGGTTCCATGGTGGCACACACCATTTTCTATTGGCTCGTGGCAAAAACCAATCCGGTATTTCCGTCCACCTGGCTTTATATCTCGCCTTTAATAGCCTTGCTCCTTGGAGCCATTTTAAACAAAGAGCCCCTTTCTTTTCTCTCGTTCATCGGGGGATTCACGATAATCATAGGAATTGTTTTGGTGAATAAAGATTATTTCAGGCAAATGGCTGGAAAAAAACGAATTCAGATAGTGAGTCGCGAAAAGCCGTCTCCTCCTGTTTAA
- a CDS encoding ArsR/SmtB family transcription factor, translating to MDFNAVNTKKQDTFKGELDKDTLFIVSQTFKALSDPTRIRILHLLESKECSVNEIAEQLSLLQSTVSHQLRFLKNLRLVKYRREGTTLFYSHDDDHVMHLLSQAIEHANHQ from the coding sequence ATGGATTTTAATGCAGTAAACACAAAAAAACAGGATACGTTTAAGGGAGAGCTGGATAAAGATACCTTATTTATCGTTTCTCAAACGTTTAAGGCATTATCGGATCCTACGAGGATTCGCATCCTGCATCTGCTGGAAAGTAAGGAGTGTTCCGTAAACGAGATTGCCGAGCAGCTATCGCTCTTGCAATCCACGGTTTCCCACCAGCTGAGATTTTTGAAGAATTTAAGACTGGTTAAGTACAGGAGGGAAGGAACAACTCTGTTTTATTCCCACGACGATGATCATGTCATGCATCTTCTTTCCCAAGCCATTGAACACGCAAACCATCAATAA